One region of Streptomyces sp. NBC_00442 genomic DNA includes:
- a CDS encoding MogA/MoaB family molybdenum cofactor biosynthesis protein — protein MTPPQPHEASHSPQPDAAPQPAAAPRQPGPQPAIPFPAGGEGLGEALLAPYAALVVTASNRASAGVYPDTGGPLLAEGLTAIGFAVDGPLVVPDGEPVEQALRAGTAAGYDVIVTTGGTGLSPTDRTPEVTRAVIAYDVPGIPEAIRAEGLAKVPTAALSRGLAGVAGGRTLIINLPGSAGGVRDGIAVLERILRHAVDQIRGGDHPRPAGSPS, from the coding sequence ATGACGCCCCCTCAGCCCCACGAAGCGTCCCATTCCCCGCAGCCGGACGCCGCCCCGCAGCCGGCCGCCGCCCCGCGGCAGCCGGGGCCACAGCCCGCGATCCCGTTCCCGGCGGGCGGCGAAGGCCTCGGCGAGGCGCTCCTCGCGCCGTACGCCGCGCTCGTCGTCACCGCGTCCAACCGTGCGTCCGCCGGGGTCTACCCGGACACCGGCGGGCCCCTGCTCGCCGAGGGCCTGACCGCGATCGGCTTCGCCGTGGACGGCCCGCTGGTCGTGCCCGACGGCGAGCCCGTCGAGCAGGCGCTGCGCGCGGGGACGGCCGCCGGGTACGACGTGATCGTCACCACCGGCGGCACCGGCCTGTCGCCCACCGACCGCACCCCCGAGGTCACCCGCGCCGTCATCGCGTACGACGTGCCCGGCATCCCCGAGGCCATCCGCGCCGAGGGCCTGGCCAAGGTCCCCACCGCGGCCCTCTCGCGCGGCCTGGCCGGAGTGGCGGGCGGCCGCACCCTGATCATCAACCTGCCGGGGTCCGCCGGCGGCGTACGTGACGGAATCGCCGTCCTGGAGCGGATCCTGCGGCACGCCGTGGACCAGATCCGCGGCGGCGACCACCCCAGACCCGCGGGGAGCCCGAGCTGA
- the moaC gene encoding cyclic pyranopterin monophosphate synthase MoaC, with translation MSTTQGRLTHIDEAGAARMVDVSEKDVTARTARASGRVLVSPRVVELLRGEGVPKGDALATARIAGIMGAKRTPDLIPLCHPLAVSGVKLDLAVADDAVEILATVKTTDRTGVEMEALTAVSVAALTVVDMVKAVDKAAVITDIRVEEKTGGKSGDWNRPGEQAGGASSGRNRPGEAGS, from the coding sequence ATGAGTACGACGCAAGGCAGGCTCACGCACATCGACGAGGCGGGAGCGGCCCGCATGGTCGACGTCTCGGAGAAGGACGTCACCGCCCGCACCGCCCGCGCGAGCGGCCGCGTGCTCGTCTCGCCGCGTGTGGTGGAACTCCTGCGCGGCGAGGGCGTGCCCAAGGGCGACGCGCTGGCCACCGCCCGCATCGCGGGGATCATGGGCGCCAAGCGCACCCCCGACCTCATCCCGCTGTGCCACCCCCTCGCGGTCTCCGGCGTGAAGCTCGACCTGGCGGTCGCCGACGACGCGGTGGAGATCCTGGCGACGGTGAAGACCACCGACCGCACGGGCGTCGAGATGGAGGCCCTGACCGCGGTGTCGGTGGCCGCGCTCACCGTCGTCGACATGGTCAAGGCCGTCGACAAGGCCGCCGTCATCACCGACATCCGGGTCGAGGAGAAGACCGGCGGCAAGTCCGGCGACTGGAACCGGCCCGGGGAACAGGCCGGAGGCGCGTCCAGCGGCCGGAACCGGCCCGGGGAGGCCGGATCATGA
- a CDS encoding potassium/proton antiporter: protein MPAAPEGKDRPLTVHQLNELLLICSLVLLIAVAAVRISSRSGLPSLLLYLGIGIAIGQDGIFNVRFDDAELTQVIGYAALVVILAEGGLGTKWKEIKPALPAAVVLSLVGVAVSVGVTAAGAHYLVGLEWRQALIIGAVVSSTDAAAVFSVLRKVPLPSRITGVLEAESGFNDAPVVILVVAFSTPGPVDSWYLLVGKIALELAIGASIGLAVGWLGSYGLRHVALPASGLYPIAVMAIAVSAYAAGAIAHGSGFLAVYLASMVLGNAKLPHWPATRGFADGLGWLAQIGMFVLLGLLVTPHNLAADFWPAVIIGLVLTMVARPLEVLLSLVPFRLPWQEKALMSWAGLRGAVPIILATIPMVSGIEGSEKIFNIVFILVVVYTLIQGPTLPWLARKLQLSDDDEAADLGVESAPLERLRGHLLSVSIPPKSRMHGVEVHELRLPPGAAVTLVVRDDASFVPGPTTMLRHGDELLVVATDPVRDAAESRLRAVGEGGKLAGWLGTGGPDEAAGKAKPRRTGRHGT from the coding sequence GTGCCTGCGGCGCCTGAGGGGAAGGATCGGCCACTGACTGTCCACCAGCTCAACGAACTCCTGCTCATCTGCTCGCTCGTTCTGCTCATCGCCGTGGCGGCGGTGCGGATCTCTTCGCGCAGCGGGCTCCCCAGCCTGCTCCTGTATCTCGGCATAGGGATCGCGATCGGGCAGGACGGCATCTTCAACGTCAGGTTCGACGACGCCGAACTGACGCAGGTGATCGGCTATGCCGCACTGGTGGTGATCCTGGCCGAGGGCGGCCTGGGCACCAAGTGGAAGGAGATCAAACCGGCGTTGCCGGCGGCCGTGGTGCTGTCCCTCGTCGGCGTCGCGGTGAGCGTGGGCGTCACGGCGGCGGGCGCGCACTATCTGGTGGGCCTGGAGTGGCGACAGGCGCTGATCATCGGCGCCGTGGTGTCGTCCACGGACGCGGCGGCCGTCTTCTCCGTGCTGCGCAAGGTGCCGCTGCCCTCGCGCATCACCGGCGTCCTGGAGGCCGAGTCCGGCTTCAACGACGCCCCTGTCGTCATCCTGGTCGTCGCCTTCTCCACGCCGGGCCCGGTCGACTCCTGGTACCTCCTGGTCGGGAAAATAGCCCTGGAGCTGGCCATAGGCGCCTCGATCGGTCTCGCGGTGGGATGGCTCGGATCGTACGGACTGCGCCACGTGGCGCTGCCCGCCTCCGGCCTCTACCCGATCGCCGTGATGGCGATCGCGGTCAGCGCGTACGCGGCCGGTGCGATCGCGCACGGCTCCGGCTTCCTCGCGGTCTACCTCGCCTCCATGGTGCTCGGCAACGCCAAGCTCCCCCACTGGCCGGCCACCCGCGGTTTCGCCGACGGCCTCGGCTGGCTCGCCCAGATCGGCATGTTCGTCCTGCTCGGCCTGCTGGTCACCCCGCACAACCTGGCCGCCGACTTCTGGCCCGCCGTGATCATCGGCCTCGTCCTGACCATGGTGGCCCGGCCGCTCGAAGTCCTGCTCAGCCTGGTGCCCTTCCGGCTGCCCTGGCAGGAGAAGGCCCTGATGTCCTGGGCGGGCCTGCGCGGCGCGGTGCCCATCATCCTCGCCACCATCCCGATGGTCTCCGGGATCGAGGGCAGCGAGAAGATCTTCAACATCGTCTTCATCCTGGTCGTCGTCTACACCCTGATCCAGGGTCCGACGCTGCCGTGGCTGGCCCGCAAGCTCCAGCTCTCCGACGACGACGAGGCCGCCGACCTCGGCGTGGAATCCGCCCCTCTGGAGCGGCTGCGCGGCCATCTGCTGTCCGTGTCCATCCCGCCCAAGTCGCGGATGCACGGTGTGGAGGTGCACGAGCTGAGGCTGCCGCCCGGCGCCGCCGTCACCCTGGTCGTACGGGACGACGCCAGCTTCGTGCCGGGCCCCACGACCATGCTGCGCCACGGCGACGAGCTCCTGGTGGTCGCGACGGATCCGGTGCGCGACGCCGCCGAGTCCCGGCTGCGCGCGGTCGGCGAGGGCGGCAAGCTCGCCGGATGGCTCGGCACCGGCGGCCCGGACGAGGCCGCCGGGAAGGCGAAGCCCAGGCGAACGGGACGTCACGGCACGTAA
- the galU gene encoding UTP--glucose-1-phosphate uridylyltransferase GalU gives MTQSPPRITKAVIPAAGLGTRFLPATKATPKEMLPVVDKPAIQYVVEEAVAAGLSDVLMVTGRNKRPLEDHFDRNYELESALTRKGDADRLAKVQESSDLAAIHYVRQGDPRGLGHAVLCAAPHVGEQPFAVLLGDDLIDARDQLLSRMVEIQEHEGGSVIALMEVDPEQIHLYGCAAVETTAESDVVRVTGLVEKPEPAEAPSNLAVIGRYVLDPAVFTVLRTTEPGRGGEIQLTDALQQMAADESIGGPVHGVVFKGRRYDTGDRGDYLRAIVRLACEREDLGPDFKAWLRRYVTEEM, from the coding sequence ATGACTCAGTCGCCCCCACGGATCACCAAGGCTGTCATCCCCGCCGCCGGGCTCGGCACCCGGTTCCTTCCGGCCACCAAGGCCACGCCGAAGGAAATGCTGCCGGTGGTGGACAAGCCCGCCATCCAGTACGTGGTGGAGGAGGCGGTCGCGGCGGGCCTGTCGGACGTGTTGATGGTGACCGGCCGCAACAAGCGTCCCCTGGAGGACCACTTCGACCGGAACTACGAGCTGGAGTCGGCACTGACCCGCAAGGGTGACGCGGACCGGCTCGCCAAGGTGCAGGAGTCCAGCGACCTGGCGGCCATCCACTACGTACGCCAGGGCGACCCGCGCGGCCTCGGCCACGCGGTGCTGTGCGCCGCGCCGCACGTGGGCGAGCAGCCCTTCGCCGTCCTCCTGGGCGACGACCTGATCGACGCCCGCGACCAGTTGCTCTCGCGGATGGTGGAGATCCAGGAACACGAGGGCGGCAGCGTGATCGCGCTCATGGAGGTCGACCCCGAACAGATCCACCTCTACGGCTGCGCCGCCGTCGAAACCACCGCCGAGAGTGACGTCGTGCGGGTCACCGGGCTCGTCGAGAAGCCGGAGCCGGCCGAGGCGCCCTCCAACCTCGCCGTGATCGGCCGCTACGTCCTCGACCCGGCCGTGTTCACCGTGCTGCGCACCACCGAGCCCGGCCGCGGCGGCGAGATCCAGCTCACCGACGCGCTCCAGCAGATGGCCGCCGACGAGTCGATCGGCGGCCCGGTGCACGGAGTCGTCTTCAAGGGCCGCCGCTACGACACCGGCGATCGCGGAGACTATCTGCGAGCCATTGTCAGACTGGCGTGCGAACGTGAAGACCTGGGCCCGGACTTCAAGGCCTGGCTTCGCCGGTACGTCACCGAGGAGATGTAG
- a CDS encoding 5-formyltetrahydrofolate cyclo-ligase produces MSEKALLRRSLLDARKRLKDDELLAASLELADRALALPELAAATTVAAYVSVGREPGTRALVHSLHARGVRVLLPVLLADNDLDWAAYAGPEHLLPAGRGLLEPDGERLGPDAVTGADAVLLPGLAVDARGMRLGRGGGSYDRVLARIEASGTAPALVVLLYANEVVARVPEEPHDHPVQAVVTPYGVTRFPA; encoded by the coding sequence ATGTCCGAAAAGGCCCTCTTGCGGCGCAGCCTCCTCGACGCCAGGAAGCGGCTGAAGGACGACGAGCTGCTCGCGGCGTCCCTGGAGCTCGCCGACCGGGCACTGGCCCTGCCCGAACTCGCCGCGGCCACCACGGTGGCCGCATACGTGTCGGTGGGCCGCGAGCCCGGCACCCGCGCCCTGGTCCACTCGCTCCACGCCCGCGGGGTGCGGGTGCTGCTTCCGGTGCTGCTCGCCGACAACGACCTCGACTGGGCCGCCTACGCCGGGCCGGAGCACTTGCTGCCCGCCGGGCGCGGGCTCCTGGAACCCGACGGCGAACGGCTCGGCCCGGACGCCGTGACGGGCGCCGACGCCGTACTGCTGCCCGGTCTCGCCGTGGACGCGCGCGGCATGCGGCTCGGCCGCGGCGGCGGCTCCTACGACCGGGTCCTCGCCCGCATCGAGGCATCCGGGACGGCGCCCGCCCTGGTGGTGCTCCTGTACGCGAACGAGGTGGTCGCGCGGGTCCCGGAGGAACCGCACGACCACCCCGTGCAGGCCGTCGTCACCCCCTACGGGGTGACGCGCTTTCCCGCGTGA
- the glp gene encoding molybdotransferase-like divisome protein Glp, with translation MSNTTWSVDEHLDDILAAVRPLEPIDLQLPDAQGCVLVEDVMVPLALPPFDNSSMDGYAVRVTDVAGASEEFPAVLTVIGDVAAGSGDLPTVGPGQAARIMTGAPLPPGAEAVVPVEWTDGGTGQGAATGMRPAGDAPEGASGEVRVHRAAEARAHVRARGSDVQAGDLALAAGTVLGPPQIGLLAAIGRGTVTVRPRPRVVVLSTGSELVQPGEQLGEGQIYDSNSFALAAAARDAGAISYRVGAVTDDAAVLRDTIEDQLIRADLIVTTGGVSVGAYDVVKEALSSVGDEDEPGSGIDFRKLRMQPGKPQGFGSIGPDHTPLLALPGNPVSSYVSFELFVRPAIRTLMGMDDVHRPTVRATLKADKALSSPDGRRQFLRGTYDAAAGAVSPVGGSGSHLIAALALADCLIVIPEDTTSAEPDSEVEVVLLG, from the coding sequence GTGAGCAACACGACCTGGTCGGTGGACGAGCACCTGGACGACATCCTCGCCGCGGTCCGCCCGCTCGAACCCATCGACCTGCAACTGCCCGACGCCCAGGGCTGTGTCCTGGTCGAGGACGTCATGGTGCCCCTCGCCCTGCCGCCCTTCGACAACAGCTCGATGGACGGTTACGCGGTGCGGGTCACCGATGTCGCGGGCGCCAGCGAGGAGTTCCCCGCGGTGCTCACCGTCATCGGTGACGTCGCGGCGGGCAGCGGCGACCTTCCGACCGTGGGCCCCGGCCAGGCCGCACGGATCATGACCGGTGCCCCGCTGCCGCCCGGCGCCGAGGCCGTCGTCCCCGTCGAGTGGACCGACGGCGGGACCGGCCAGGGCGCCGCCACCGGCATGCGCCCCGCGGGCGACGCCCCCGAAGGGGCCAGCGGCGAGGTGCGGGTGCACCGTGCCGCCGAGGCGCGCGCCCACGTCCGGGCCCGCGGCAGCGACGTCCAGGCGGGCGACCTCGCCCTCGCGGCGGGCACCGTGCTCGGGCCGCCCCAGATCGGGCTGCTCGCCGCGATCGGCCGCGGCACCGTGACCGTACGGCCGCGCCCGCGCGTCGTGGTGCTCTCCACCGGCAGCGAACTGGTGCAGCCCGGCGAGCAGTTGGGCGAGGGCCAGATCTACGACTCCAACAGCTTCGCGCTCGCCGCCGCCGCCCGGGACGCGGGCGCCATCTCCTACCGGGTCGGCGCGGTCACCGACGACGCGGCGGTGCTGCGCGACACCATCGAGGACCAGCTGATCCGCGCCGATCTGATCGTCACGACCGGCGGGGTCAGCGTCGGCGCGTACGACGTCGTCAAGGAGGCGCTGTCCTCCGTGGGAGACGAGGACGAGCCGGGCAGCGGCATCGACTTCCGCAAGCTGCGGATGCAGCCCGGCAAGCCCCAGGGTTTCGGCTCGATCGGCCCCGACCACACCCCGCTGCTCGCGCTGCCCGGCAACCCGGTGTCCTCCTACGTCTCCTTCGAGCTGTTCGTGCGCCCCGCGATCCGCACCTTGATGGGCATGGACGACGTCCACCGGCCGACCGTCCGCGCCACCCTGAAGGCGGACAAGGCACTGTCCTCGCCGGACGGCCGGCGCCAGTTCCTGCGCGGCACCTACGACGCGGCTGCGGGCGCCGTCAGCCCCGTGGGCGGCTCCGGATCCCATCTGATCGCGGCGCTCGCGCTCGCCGACTGCCTCATCGTGATCCCCGAGGACACCACGTCCGCGGAGCCCGACAGCGAGGTCGAAGTGGTCCTGCTCGGCTGA
- a CDS encoding GNAT family N-acetyltransferase, which produces MNVPSWPVELAEGDVVLRPIKVRDQRAWREVNRRNRDWLRPWEATIPPPAPGAPFPQRPTYRQMVRHLRAEASAGRMLPFVIEYRGHLVGQLTVAGITWGSMCSGHVGYWVDREVAGRGVMPTAVALAVDHCFRAVGLHRMEVCIRPENGPSRRVVEKLGFREEGLRPRYLHIDGAWRDHLVYALTAEEVPEGLLARWRRGRQAHPGPGK; this is translated from the coding sequence CTGAACGTTCCTTCGTGGCCGGTCGAGCTGGCGGAGGGCGATGTGGTCCTCCGTCCCATAAAGGTGCGCGACCAACGGGCCTGGCGCGAGGTCAACCGGCGCAACCGCGACTGGCTGCGGCCCTGGGAGGCGACGATCCCGCCGCCCGCCCCGGGCGCGCCCTTCCCGCAGCGCCCCACTTACCGGCAGATGGTCCGCCACCTGCGAGCCGAGGCGAGCGCGGGCCGCATGCTGCCGTTCGTCATCGAGTACCGCGGGCATCTGGTCGGCCAGCTGACGGTCGCCGGGATCACCTGGGGCTCGATGTGCTCGGGTCATGTCGGGTACTGGGTGGACCGCGAGGTGGCGGGCCGCGGCGTGATGCCGACGGCCGTCGCGCTCGCCGTCGACCACTGCTTCCGCGCGGTCGGGCTGCACCGCATGGAGGTGTGCATCCGCCCCGAGAACGGGCCGAGCCGCCGCGTGGTGGAAAAGCTCGGCTTCCGCGAGGAGGGCCTGCGCCCGCGCTATCTCCACATCGACGGCGCCTGGCGCGACCATCTGGTGTACGCGCTCACCGCGGAGGAAGTCCCCGAGGGGCTCCTCGCCCGGTGGCGGCGGGGCAGGCAGGCCCATCCCGGGCCCGGTAAATGA
- a CDS encoding penicillin acylase family protein, with protein sequence MPATTTAPSAGTTAGKTSRKRGRRLRLFVLVLVLALVAGVAYGAYWGVSTVRASFPQTTGTLKVPGLAGEVQVKRDDYGVPQIYADSDADLFMAQGYVQAQDRFYEMDVRRHMTSGRLSEMFGSGQVDTDAFLRTLGWRKVAQQEYDTKLSPATKKYLQAYSAGVNAYLKGKDGKDISVEYAALNFTNDYKPEAWTPVDSVAWLKAMAWDLRGNMQDEIDRSLMTSRLSPQQIKDLYPAYPSATHRPIVDEGSYNKATGKFDPQRASTASDGTSGTAQGALEGMQSQLSSLSDTLDKIPSLLGPNGSGIGSNSWVVSGKYTTTGMPLLANDPHLAPMMPSLWYQMGLHCRTISSTCGYDVAGYTFSGMPGVIIGHNQDVSWGFTNLGADVTDLYLEKISGNNYLYDNQEKPLATREEVIKVAGGSSKTITVRETNNGPLVSDRDDELEKVGQKAPVNTAAPDRGAGYAVALRWTALDPGKSMDAVFALDKANDFKSFRAAAKDFEVPSQNLIYADTKGHIGYQAPGRIPVRAEGVDGTMPAPGWDSKYTWKKGYVPFDALPYEYDPKRGFIVTANQAVIDEKKYPYLLTKDWGYGTRSQRINDLIESKIKGGGKISTEDMQKMQMDNSSEIAALLTPALLKINVSDPSVREAQKLLEGWDYTQENDSAAAAYFNSVWRNVLKLAFGNKLPKELRPKGECLYVTPPVGTGPVDDPDKKVQECGERDGDSAQPDGGDRWFEVVRKIFNDQNNTWWKAPATRLDKATSTRDELLARAMKDARWELTAKLGKDTTSWTWGRLHQLMLKNQTLGTEGPGFLQYILNRGPWNLGGGEAAVDATGWNAASGDYGVTWVPSMRMVVNLKDLDKSKWINLTGASGHAYSAHYSDQTEKWAKGELLDWSFSGKAVDASTVDTLKLTP encoded by the coding sequence ATGCCCGCCACCACAACCGCCCCTTCCGCCGGTACGACGGCCGGCAAGACGAGCAGGAAGAGGGGACGCCGCCTCAGGCTGTTCGTGCTCGTCCTGGTGCTGGCGCTGGTCGCGGGCGTCGCCTACGGCGCGTACTGGGGAGTCAGTACCGTGCGCGCCTCCTTCCCGCAGACCACCGGCACCCTCAAGGTCCCGGGCCTCGCCGGTGAGGTGCAGGTCAAGCGCGACGACTACGGCGTCCCGCAGATCTACGCCGACAGCGACGCGGACCTCTTCATGGCCCAGGGCTACGTCCAGGCGCAGGACCGCTTCTACGAGATGGACGTCCGGCGGCACATGACCTCGGGCCGTCTCTCGGAGATGTTCGGCAGCGGGCAGGTCGACACCGACGCCTTCCTGCGCACGCTCGGCTGGCGCAAGGTCGCACAGCAGGAGTACGACACCAAGCTGTCGCCCGCCACGAAGAAGTACCTCCAGGCCTACTCGGCGGGGGTGAACGCGTACCTCAAGGGCAAGGACGGCAAGGACATCTCCGTCGAGTACGCGGCGCTGAACTTCACCAACGACTACAAGCCCGAGGCCTGGACGCCGGTCGACTCGGTGGCCTGGCTCAAGGCGATGGCCTGGGACCTGCGCGGCAACATGCAGGACGAGATCGACCGCTCCCTGATGACGAGCCGGCTCAGCCCGCAGCAGATCAAGGACCTGTATCCGGCCTACCCCTCGGCCACCCACCGCCCCATCGTCGACGAGGGCTCGTACAACAAGGCGACCGGCAAGTTCGATCCCCAGCGCGCCTCCACGGCCTCCGACGGCACCTCTGGCACCGCGCAGGGCGCCCTGGAGGGCATGCAGAGCCAGCTCTCGTCGCTCTCCGACACCCTGGACAAGATCCCTTCGCTGCTCGGGCCCAACGGCAGCGGCATCGGCTCCAACTCCTGGGTGGTGTCGGGCAAGTACACGACGACCGGCATGCCGCTGCTCGCCAACGACCCGCACCTCGCGCCGATGATGCCCTCGCTCTGGTACCAGATGGGCCTGCACTGCCGGACGATCTCCAGCACGTGCGGCTACGACGTCGCCGGCTACACGTTCTCCGGCATGCCCGGCGTGATCATCGGCCACAACCAGGACGTCTCCTGGGGCTTCACCAACCTCGGCGCCGACGTGACCGACCTGTACCTGGAGAAGATCTCCGGCAACAACTACCTCTACGACAACCAGGAGAAGCCCCTCGCCACCCGCGAGGAGGTCATCAAGGTCGCCGGAGGATCCAGCAAGACCATCACCGTCCGCGAGACCAACAACGGCCCCCTGGTCTCCGACCGCGACGACGAGCTGGAGAAGGTCGGCCAGAAGGCGCCCGTCAACACCGCCGCCCCCGACCGGGGCGCCGGCTACGCGGTGGCCCTGAGATGGACGGCGCTCGACCCCGGCAAGTCCATGGACGCCGTGTTCGCGCTCGACAAGGCCAACGACTTCAAGTCCTTCCGGGCCGCGGCCAAGGACTTCGAGGTGCCCTCGCAGAACCTGATCTACGCCGACACCAAGGGCCACATCGGCTACCAGGCGCCCGGCAGGATCCCGGTGCGCGCCGAGGGCGTCGACGGCACCATGCCGGCGCCCGGCTGGGACTCCAAGTACACGTGGAAGAAGGGGTACGTCCCCTTCGACGCGCTGCCGTACGAGTACGACCCCAAGCGCGGCTTCATCGTCACCGCCAACCAGGCCGTGATCGACGAGAAGAAGTACCCGTACCTGCTCACCAAGGACTGGGGCTACGGCACCCGCAGCCAGCGGATCAACGACCTCATCGAGTCGAAGATCAAGGGCGGCGGGAAGATCTCCACCGAGGACATGCAGAAGATGCAGATGGACAACAGCAGCGAGATCGCCGCGCTGCTGACGCCCGCCCTGCTGAAGATCAACGTGTCGGACCCGTCGGTGCGCGAGGCGCAGAAGCTCCTCGAGGGCTGGGACTACACCCAGGAGAACGACTCGGCGGCCGCCGCCTACTTCAACTCGGTGTGGCGCAACGTCCTGAAGCTGGCGTTCGGCAACAAGCTGCCGAAGGAGCTGCGCCCCAAGGGCGAGTGCCTGTACGTCACCCCGCCGGTCGGCACGGGGCCGGTCGACGACCCCGACAAGAAGGTCCAGGAGTGCGGCGAGCGCGACGGCGACTCGGCGCAGCCCGACGGCGGTGACCGCTGGTTCGAGGTCGTGCGCAAGATCTTCAACGACCAGAACAACACCTGGTGGAAGGCGCCCGCGACCCGTCTGGACAAGGCCACCTCGACCCGCGACGAACTGCTGGCCCGAGCCATGAAGGACGCCCGCTGGGAGCTGACCGCCAAGCTCGGCAAGGACACCACGAGCTGGACCTGGGGCCGGCTGCACCAGCTGATGCTGAAGAACCAGACCCTCGGCACCGAGGGGCCGGGCTTCCTGCAGTACATCCTCAACCGGGGCCCGTGGAACCTGGGCGGCGGCGAGGCCGCGGTCGACGCCACTGGCTGGAACGCCGCCAGCGGTGACTACGGCGTCACCTGGGTGCCCTCGATGCGGATGGTCGTCAACCTCAAGGACCTCGACAAGTCCAAGTGGATCAACCTCACCGGCGCCTCGGGCCACGCCTATAGCGCGCACTACTCGGACCAGACCGAGAAGTGGGCCAAGGGTGAGCTCCTGGACTGGTCGTTCAGCGGGAAGGCGGTCGACGCGTCAACCGTCGACACACTGAAGCTCACGCCGTAG
- a CDS encoding MFS transporter, which produces MASTVTSDERPGYGQLLRTPGALSFLLPGFAARQPFAMLTIGILLLVQHTTGSYGGAGAVAAFTGVSMALFAPQSGKLADRFGQGAVLVPGVLIHAASVSVLTALALAGAPLWALFIAAVPTGASVPQVGPMVRARWANKLEGSPLMATAAAFESVTDEFTFVIGPVLATALCTSVHPAAGLVAEASLTLIGGLLFAARRATQPPVRSAAEHEQLEHTSALSIPGVRVLAMAFLGIGAVFGGMQVSLTAFAEEIGNPGINGILYGIFAAGNMLAGIACGAIAWKSSPRVRLIAGYAALTLAASGLWAAHSALLLGGLGLIVGLCIAPALITGYTLVETLVPATSRTEAFTWLTGAVGLGQAAAVTVAGRLADAHGSTAGFLVPMAGTALALVTLLALRSRLAPSAPTRTVARGVGHRVPVTVD; this is translated from the coding sequence GTGGCATCCACGGTCACTTCTGACGAGCGGCCCGGTTACGGCCAGCTCCTGCGCACACCCGGCGCACTGTCCTTCCTCCTGCCCGGCTTCGCTGCCCGGCAGCCCTTCGCGATGCTCACCATCGGCATCCTTCTGCTCGTCCAGCACACCACCGGCTCCTACGGCGGCGCCGGCGCCGTGGCCGCCTTCACCGGCGTGTCCATGGCCCTGTTCGCCCCGCAGAGCGGCAAGCTCGCGGACCGCTTCGGGCAGGGCGCCGTCCTGGTGCCCGGCGTGCTGATCCACGCGGCTTCGGTGTCCGTGCTCACCGCGCTGGCCCTGGCCGGCGCTCCGCTGTGGGCGCTGTTCATCGCGGCCGTCCCCACCGGCGCCTCGGTGCCGCAGGTCGGCCCCATGGTGCGGGCCCGATGGGCGAACAAGCTCGAAGGCTCGCCCCTGATGGCGACCGCCGCGGCCTTCGAGTCGGTGACCGACGAGTTCACCTTCGTCATCGGCCCCGTCCTCGCGACCGCCCTGTGCACCAGCGTCCACCCGGCGGCCGGACTGGTCGCGGAGGCGTCCCTGACCCTCATCGGCGGCCTCCTGTTCGCGGCCCGCCGCGCCACCCAGCCGCCGGTGCGCAGCGCCGCCGAGCACGAGCAGCTCGAGCACACCTCCGCGCTGTCCATCCCGGGCGTACGCGTCCTGGCGATGGCCTTCCTCGGCATCGGCGCGGTCTTCGGCGGTATGCAGGTCTCCCTGACCGCGTTCGCGGAAGAGATCGGCAACCCCGGCATCAACGGCATCCTCTACGGCATCTTCGCGGCCGGAAACATGCTGGCCGGCATCGCCTGCGGCGCCATCGCCTGGAAGTCCTCGCCCCGCGTCCGGCTGATCGCCGGCTACGCGGCGCTGACCCTGGCGGCCTCCGGACTGTGGGCGGCCCACTCCGCCCTGCTGCTCGGCGGCCTCGGGCTGATCGTCGGCCTGTGCATCGCCCCCGCCCTGATCACCGGCTACACGCTGGTCGAGACCCTGGTGCCGGCCACCTCCCGCACCGAGGCGTTCACCTGGCTGACCGGAGCGGTCGGTCTGGGCCAGGCCGCCGCCGTCACGGTCGCGGGCCGGCTGGCCGACGCCCACGGCTCGACCGCCGGATTCCTGGTGCCGATGGCGGGCACGGCGCTGGCCCTGGTCACGCTGCTCGCCCTGCGCTCGCGGCTCGCCCCGTCCGCTCCGACCCGTACCGTGGCGCGTGGCGTCGGTCACCGTGTTCCCGTCACGGTGGACTGA